One region of Trichosurus vulpecula isolate mTriVul1 chromosome 1, mTriVul1.pri, whole genome shotgun sequence genomic DNA includes:
- the LOC118828195 gene encoding zinc finger protein 239-like: MAYKFGDPCAREGRLKRKQEDPSGQKLRKFLSQDGDFTEMTFVHRKNSLVERTKECNEFGRNLNPNSNFITHRKKPIEDKVHKCDTCGKNFKYNSDLIVHKRIHTGEKPYECDKCGKTFSHSSHLSRHNQIHTGEGAHKCDTCERNFKYNSDLIIHKRIHTGEKPYKCDECGKTFRQSSHLNRHHRIHTGEKPYECDECGEAFGLKSYLFLHERIHTGEKPYKCNECGKTFSQSSTLIQHQQIHTGEKPYQCKECGKAFGFKSHLILHQRIHTGEKPYKCSECGRAFSRASTLIQHQIIHTGEKPYKCNECGKAFSQSSPLTQHQKIHAGEKLHEFFQYDKAFSLNSSLFQHQ; encoded by the coding sequence ATGGCATATAAGTTTGGGGATCCTTGTGCACGTGAAGgcagattaaaaagaaagcaagaagatCCATCTGGGCAGAAACTGAGGAAATTCCTTTCTCAGGATGGAGATTTCACAGAAATGACCTTTGTCCACAGGAAAAACTCCTTGGTAGAGAGAACCAAGGAATGTAATGAATTTGGTAGAAACTTAAATCCGAACTCAAACTTCATAACACATCGTAAAAAACCTATAGAAGACAAAGTCCATAAGTGTGACACTTGTggcaaaaatttcaaatataatTCAGACTTAATCGTacataagagaattcatactggggagaaaccttatgaatgtgataaATGTGGGAAAACATTTAGCCACAGCTCACACCTTAGTAGACATAATCAAATTCATACTGGTGAGGGAGCCCATAAGTGTGATACAtgtgaaagaaattttaaatacaattcaGACTTAATTATCcataagagaattcatacaggggagaaaccctataaatgtgatgaatgtgggaaaacctttCGCCAGAGCTCACACCTTAATAGACATcatagaattcatactggagagaaaccttatgagtgtGATGAATGTGGAGAAGCTTTTGGACTCAAATCATACCTTTTTTTACATGAGAGAATTCACAccggagagaaaccttataaatgtaatgaatgtggaaagacatTTAGCCAAAGCTCAACCCTTATTCAGCATCAacaaattcatactggagagaagccctatcAGTGTaaggaatgtggaaaagcttttggATTTAAATCACATCTTATTTTGCAtcaaagaattcacactggagagaaaccttataaatgcagTGAATGTGGGAGAGCTTTTAGTCGGGCCTCAACACTTATTCAACATCAAATAAtccatacaggagagaaaccttataaatgtaatgaatgtgggaaagccttcagtcaaAGCTCACCATTAACTCAACATCAAAAAATTCATGCTGGAGAGAAACTCCATGAATTTTTTCAATATGACAAAGCCTTTAGTCTAAATTCAAGCCTTTTTCAACATCAgtga